The genomic stretch agggccagaagtgacatcattaagcagatgatagccagaaatacgCACTTTGTCCTCACACTAGAACACAACTGCaagtgagagaagagaaaaatgtgcaaatcttgatcataatttcaaaatatgggagagcccaattatcatgcaagcagtcctttcagcagcgccacttctgctgaggcatcactttgcagctcagcagctgagaggtggtctgcaaagtgatgcctcagcaaaagcaacactgttgaaagggtggtcTATGTGAAAATTGGGTGCTCCCAGAACCTTAGCAGTATCTCCCTCTTTCAACCCTTTTGGTCTGTACCTTCcctatagcattccttgcctcctgagacctccttccatctctccctctcagagcctgggcagaagtggcactgctgaacgGGTGGTGTTGGAAGAACCCAATATTCATgtaggccagataaagagcttctgagatTATTTGCAAGAGGTCACCTTCTCCATGCTTATCCTCCTCTGATGTGAACAATATGCATGACCATTACCACATGCAGGACAAGGACAGGATTATCCCCTCTAATTTGCTTTGTCAGtgttatttaatatttatatcaACTAATTATATGCATTttcattaaaaacataaaatacatatgaGAAACTTACTTTAAATCAATGACTTAAATGAAGCTTTTTTCTTGACAATTTAAATCAATCTCCCATGATTAAAATATAAACATGCTTCATGTCTGAAATGTTGTGTTGAATAAAAACTGTGGAATCCTGatggtatttatttttttattgcaaaCAAATGAAATGTTAGCAAGAAGTCTAGAAAGTTTGGTATTCAAATTAAAAATTGTGAGAAATACAATATTGTCTCTATATCTTTAGATGCTATACAGAATACAAGGAGCACAACCACATGCACTGGCTCACTACCCAAAAGGAATTATAAGAACATTTCACAATGTGTGGAAGTTCGATGCATCTCCCAGAATTACACATAAACAATGTTTGTGGTAGTTTTTCATTTCAATGCTACACTGCTATTTGGCCTAAGCTATCAGAAAATCTGGCAATTTAAGAAGCTTGTTTGTTTGTATTATATTACATTAGATTGCAAAATCAATTTACTCaaaatctcttttaaaaaagaactaaATATTTGAATAAACACTTTGTTGTAATGATGAAATGTACATTTTCGGAAGAATATATTTGCCCTTATCAAGAAATCAAAGTTAACATATGAAGAATCTAAGACACTGAAATAAAACAGGTTCATCTTCAATCTTCTTCATCGGGCATCAAACACAACCACTACAATAGAGTTAAAGAAAAAAACTGGTATGGTTACAAGAATAAAGGAAAAAGCTTGCAATTGTAAAATGATCCACACAAACAAATGTAgtaggccagggtttctcaaactacaACCAAATGTACAGTAGGGCCCTCCCTCCGCTCTTGCATCCgattggctccaaattggagctgGTACAgaaccctctggatgcaactggaggtggcaccatgcctctgcaggcctcagaaggcctccagaaacAGCTGGAAACTCACTTTCAGTTTACTTATGGGTTCATGAAAGTGaattccagttgcttccaggggCTCTCTCAGGTGTtgggcctctgcagacctcagaagaAGGAAGTTTGTAGTGCCAGGGGAAGTTGTGTATATGTAccattgggcagaaacagcttaagccCCCCAAAGCGAGCTGTGCTCCTGTCCCCTCCGAAGGGCtatctgaagcccgcagaggttgTGTGTGtccgcctgcagcctctgcaagcttcagaatggccttttcagctaaaaaaacaaacactactTCCGTATCCCTTGGAGAAACCATAAAagtatggttttgtttttttattcacTAACAAAGGGAATGGGAGGAAAGTTACCCACATCCCAAGTAAATAATGACTGGCATAGATGAAATCCAGTCAGAGAGTGGCAGAAGAGTGGCACTCTACTGAGCCCTGAGCCTCATGTATAAGTTTATGAGTAAATAAGTTAAATGTGAACATTCACATTCCTTTAACAAGGTAGTCCTATACTTAATGTCTTTTAAGTACATAActctcacaatttaaaaaaatcaacagcaCTGGCCCTACTGTAACTGAACTTCAATATTCAACAAGTGGGAATTCAAAACAAAATGGTGTCCTGTATTCCCATCCCCTAACAAGAGTTCAAGGCTTCAGTCAGCTAGAAAAGGAGCCTCACAACATTCTCTGGGATATTAAACTTAACTCTGCTGTAGTACATAGTGCTAAATGGCTGAAAATTGGAGCTGGCTACCAGCATTGAACTGAAGCACTTTGTTGCTACACAACTGGGGATAGGAGAAAGTACGATTTTTTCCCCAGttggaatctttttttttagaaaataaaaCATATGAAGTGGACCAGATACTTATATGCTATGTATGTATGGATGATGCTATAGACTGTTGCACTGGCACTAAATCAAGTTATGGCATTATCACTGTTGTTAAAAGCACAAGTAGAATTAGCATGTAACAAGCAATGAAGAGGGCCATATAAAAGGATACGTCTCTTTGTTCTTTTCTTGTACATTATTCTGTAACCACATTCTCTGCACCTGATAGGATCTcttgcttttatttcattttctgtgtGACATTctgaaagttaaaaaaatatgAATACTTCATTAGGCCTATAAAATAAGGAGAATGAGAAATTTAAGTTAAATTAAGGATGTCATGGTAAAACTAAAAGAAGTAATCACGCTATGCCATGCCACAGTTCCACTTACACAGAGATGCTAAACATCAAAATTAACCCAACATTTCTACTGAAAAGGACTTAactacatcaccctgagctctttggaataagggcagtataacaaagtgaaaaataaataactgatttacagtgcaatcctctgagTGTGTACTTTGaaatctcactgtattcagtggggtttactcctggtaAGTATTTGTATGATTGctttaattaacagcccaatcctatgggctccttGAGCTCGTAGAACATGCATCCCAGCAatgatggctgctgaaaagcagctgaatAAAGAGCACACTGGCAGCATGCCAAAGAGTGCACCGCAAGACTGCTGACAGTAAAGCTGGGGCATTCCTACACACTTCACTGGACCActggccacctgctggagcaggtaaggcagcagggagtaggcaaaacaggatgggaatAGGTGGTAGGGAAatcgctagtgcaagtccaagacCTATTGCAGGGCAGGAGGCTTATGAAGGGGAAAGGAGATTCCTCTATTTTGTAAATTCATTTTCACCAAAAAATTTCTTTTGAATGAGTCTTAATATTTAATCACTTGGAATTTGCTAAATTCACAGCAGTCAAAAATGAATCCAAGTTCCCTATTTAGACCAATAGAATTTGGAGAtactttttttaaatttggcaAGACTCATGAACATAAAAGACAAATTCCATTTTACCAACACTCTAGCAAGACCTCCCTAATTAGAGACTATGCAATACATATTCCTACTAGTAGCAATCCGTGGATTTTAGAAGAACAATTAGGGGCTTACCACCACAGATGTATATCATAGGCTGCTGTTTTGGAGGTGGTGCATCTTTCTGAACATCCATATTCTAtcactaaaaacaaaacagatcacTTCCATTAGTTATACAGCATTGAAACATACAAAAGTATCCTCATACATCTACTTCAGACTCAGTGTTGAGGAAAAGTGTAGAAAGAACCATCCAGGAAACAGGAGGAAGGGTTAGGAATCCCACCCAATTTTTACTTAGGagataaaaagataaaataaattgACTTTTAAACGCAAACAAAAgtatggcaagaaaaaaaaagattcagagcccaagcctaggtatgtctactcagaagtaagtcccattataattaatggggcttactcccaggtaagtgcggttAGGATGGCAACCTAAAAGCCCTATGCATTCCTACTaataagtaagtctcattatagccaatggcgcttactcccaggaaagtgtggatagaattatAGTCTAAGCAAACCTCTCCTCCAACCCACAGCAGCGGGAGGCTCACTCACTGCGAGGAGATCGGCGAAGTCTCAGTGCCAGAGAAGCCAACGAAGGGTGGGACTGAGCTGCAGAGTTTGGAAAGGGACCCCACACAGACAGCCCCTCCGTTCTTACGAGCATAGATTAAGAGCCCTTCCAGCTTGCTTACCAGTTCACACGCTTCACTCCTCTCTCTACGGCGCAGACTGATGACGCTACCAAAGGACCAGAAACCCATCCGCTAAGTGGAGCCCCGCCCCAATGGCTTAGTAAAAGGCTTGAGTCTACAGTCTCATCTGCGCTTCAGACTCATTGAAtctagtggaacttatttctgcgTAGGCAtgtacagggttgcagcctgCATTTACCCTTCCGATAGGCTCAGATGCAATGGTTGAATTGTCCATTTGCCCTTCTTTATAGAGAATGGTTGTAATAATACGCCATGGTGCTGTTTTaccttctaacagcccaatcctatccacactttcctaggagtaagccccattgactctaatgggacttgcttataagtagacatgcatagaattgggctgtcattcgGCATTCATATTCCAGGCGCATCATTTGAAAGGAAACAGATCGGTACTTGTTTTAATTTCAAACCCACCAGGAATTTATCGCTtaaggcttaagccatttctgcccaacgttgcatatacgcaacagggatcaaatgtgtacacctgtgggctgagcagaaatgttaATGTGGAAACCCCTGCAGTGGTGCTTACTGGCAGGTGAGAAGTATAGAattctagagttggaagggaccaaaaAGATTATCTGGTCCAATCCCACCagcatgtagcaggaaatcctcctacagcagtgtttctcaaccagtggtacaggtaccaccagtagtacttggagtggtgtctggtggtactcactggaGTCCTGGACACCTACTGCCCTGGCAGCAAggccaggaatgcaacacaacaaacagcaggaggaggcttggtcagtgggcagagctccaaaacttGCTTTTCCATTCTTGacaaagccctcctgtccaccctgagcctcttactggtgtttcttgcattgcatctggcctctcaacccagaagtaactggcaatgatgtaatcaccagttatttctggtggtactttgaatggaccatatgaagtggttcggcagaggacaaatgttgagaaacaatgtcctagagcatctccagtatCCAAAGCTGGCTCAAATGATAATTTCCTGTAGTACACAATCCATCATTTTTTCCATTTTAACTGTTATATGTATTTTTATGTTCACAATATTCTCAAAATAACCAGAATTTTGAAAATGGGTATTATATTTTGCCAGCTATACTTGTATAATGCCAGCTATACTTTAAGATACAGTTCTCAATCCAGACCCTATTGCACCAGCTAACATTTGTACTGCCTGCCTCCAGGGTTTCAAATTAGGGGCAGCTGCCTTCTGTGACAGGACTATGTTTAATGCTTTTTTAACCATTTATAAACTGTATTGTCTGCTCAAAAGTACCTGAAGCAGCATACTAAAACAAAACAAGCCCTAAAACCCAACACTCATCATTCATAACACTAATAAAACTTCTGTCTTGGGTCCCTCcaggaagaaaggtggggtataaataaagtaaataaataaataaaaataaaatcaatcttCTTTCCGATCTATCAAAACAAAAGGAATATAGCTGATAATGCAGACACAGTTAGGGccaaatcatatccaattttccagtgctggtgcagctgtgtcaatggggtgtgcactgcatcctgtgggggggggggaggtagtcacagagacctcctcaaggtatgggaatatttgttccctcacactgaggctgcattgcagctgcactgatgctaggaagttggataggattgggcccttaattgacaCTGCAATCCTGTTGCATAccttactgggagtaagctccatcaaacatagtggaacttacttctaagtaaacatgcataggattgtcctatAGTAGCACAAACcaaaacatgtttactcaaaaacaAGTCTCATTGTGATCAGggggattttggctgcaatcctatatacacttacctgggagtaagcctcattgattataatggggcttacttttgagtagacatgcataggattgggctgttactctctggtaagtgtgttgaggattgcagcctaaaagaccTTCAGAAAAGTGAGGTCAGCCCAAGGAGGAAGATTACTGCATACCGATGGCACCAGCTCCAACAGGTATGAAAGGGTATCATTTCCCTTTGTagcttacattttttttccttgggagCTGTTGGGAGGAGTAGTACTGAGCATCTGTAGAGTGCATTTCCTCACTCCAGAACTATCCACAACAATTCTAGGTTTATGGAATAGACTAGAGCaccagatttacttctgagtatatatgccTAGGCTTGCACAGTAAGAATACCACCAAAAGAAACAAGTATTTATAGTACACATAGAAAGATGAGCTGAGGGAtgcctaaagcagtgattcccaaacttttttgactggtggctcccttgacctactgggctgttGGCCATGGCTCCACATTAAGGCTACAACCCTAGCATATTCTGCaactcccctgactggtttccttggctcacagtttgggaaaattCCTTGCTGTGGCAATATTTGAAGCATGGCCTCCAAGGCTGATGCCAGTTCTTTCTGTCTGGTGGATTTCACCATAGTAATAGTGAGTTTTGTATCATGTATCTCATGTGCTAGTTATGTGGGTGAGTACAAAGTGTGTTCTTGTCTGTGAGGTGTCAAGGAATGGAGAACTAAGCAAACTCtagcagagaggaagcagagatgaagagcccaatccaatgcatgtctactcagaagtcagtcccatttcagtcaatggggcttactcccaggaaagtgtggataggattgcagccaagcaCCACAGGTTGAGGGTGGAGGAGAGGTGGGTGTGTGTAGAACGGAAAGAAcaaggcttctcaaactgggttaCACAAGACACCCACAATGCActtgagtaaggctgcaatcctgtccacactttcctgtgggagtaagccccattgactagaatgggactgacttctgaggagactggcataggctggtgctgtgaggctgcaatcctctccacacttgcctgggagtaagccccattgactagaatgggactgacttctgaggaaacTGGCATAGGCTGATgctgtgaagctgcaatcctgtccgcacttgcctgggagtaagccccgttgactagaatgggactgacttctgaggaaacTGGCATAGGCTGGTGctgcgaggctgcaatcctctccactcttccttgggagtaagccccattgactagaatgggactgacttctgaggagactggcataggctggtgctgtgaggctgcaatcctctccacacttccttgggagtaagccccattgactagaatgggactgacttctgaggagactggcacAGGCTGGTGctgcgaggctgcaatcctgtccgcacttgcctgggagtaagccccattgactagaatgggactgatttctgaaaCCCTCTAGCGAAGGGGAGCCTTGCCTGCTCCCTCAGGCGACTGCGGCTTCCCCACTCGACTATGCTTTGCGTCGCCTGCCTGGCCGGCCGGCTCCTTTcctaggagaaggaggagggggagccaCAGCAGTTGGGAAGGGCGGGTAGTTCAAAACTGAGCGAGGGAAACCCTCAGGCGCTTCACGCGGacagctgccttcctcctcctcactaggGCAACGCgctgaggagaggagcagagtccCTACTTGTTGCTACTTCTTCTGCAGTAGGCAGGGAGTTAGCGCCCCACAGGCTCCTCTTGGGCTTCCTCCCGCACCCCCTGCTCCTGTCAGCTCCTCGGGTGGGCTCCATTAGTCCcatttaaaccccccccccatccatattgatttgcagaagggctgagcagtgggagggaggctgcttCTTGTGCCTCACTCGAGGTgactgacctccccccccccccgtttctgtCATGGTTACTATTGCAGGCATCTTCCTGCTCCAGAAATAGCTGTGGGGGAGAGTTTTGTTAATTAATGAAATGCAGAAGGGGATTGGCTCCTTTGAGCATCCCTGAATTATACTCAGAGTTGCCTCAGggtgttaattatatttttatgcatctggtggtaggtacagtatttttcctcttttttaaatCTGGGGTGTCCCTTCCTCTATGGTTAAAGGGGCATTTGTATTCTGATTTTAACTATATAGACAACTCCATGTGAAGTAACCCTCAGATTAACCAGGTGAGTGGTGTCATGCCTCTTTTTACAGCATAATAACTTTTACAGATGAAGTTGGTTTCATCCCAGCCAAGTACTCAGGAGAATGTTTTGAGTAgttatgccatttctgcccaatgttgcatatttgcaatagggaacaaatgtgtacacctgtgggctgggcaaaaatgggttaattaatatTGTATCTGCAGTGAAATGTATGAGGGTGAAACTATCATATTTACACTCgtacattgtttgtcaaccagtggtacaggtaccaccagtggtatttgagtggTACTTTCCGGTGGTACTTGGACCTCCTGACATcgactgcctggcagcgagaccagtgaCTAGGACGCTGTTTCTCAACCAATTGTACAGGTACCTTGagtggtactttctggtggtacttgtgggatctcctgacatctgctgcccagcagcgagaccagtgactaggacagtgtttctcaaccagtgatactggTACCTTGagtggtactttctggtggtacttgtgggacctcctGACATCAACTGCCTGGCAGCGGGACCAGTGACTGTGATGACATcggtaggagacttggctcatTGAGCAAAACTCCAAAGCGTGCTTTTCATgggctctaaaaagccctcctgagcctcttactggtgtttgaaaCATTGGTCTGGCctctcaactcagaagtaactggcgataggtcatcagttactttcagtggtacttccaatagatggaccatgctaAGTGGTATtggcggaggacaaatgttgagaaacactgtactaggaaACTCTgccctcctcatttgaggaactGCACTGCAGAACATCTTACTGCCTCTTACTGGTGTAAcagagggcagaaggagaagcaccTGCATGTTCTGCAGTGCagttcctcaaatgaggagggcAGAGTttcctagtacagtgtttctcaacatttgtcctctgccaatACCACTtagcatggtccatctattggaagtaccactgaaagtaactgatgacctatcgccagttacttctgagttgagagGCCAGACCAATGtttcaaacaccagtaagaggctcaggagggctttttagagcccATGAAAAGCACTGGTGATAAGAAACATCTTAtcgcctcttactggtgtttgaaaCATTGGTCTGGCctctcaactcagaagtaactggcgataggtcatcagttactttcagtggtacttccaatagatggaccatgctaAGTGGTattggcagaggacaaatgttgagaaacactgtactaggaaACTCTgccctcctcatttgaggaactGCACTGCAGAACATGCAGGTGCTTGGGtttaaattatgcttttaaaagCCCATGTCGGAGTAAGATCTAATGTAAAAGTGCAATACTAAACCCAGAACTTACTTTCCAGttagtaagctccattgaactaaGAAGGTCCCAATGGGCAGTGAGCACCACTAAGTAAGTGGAACTGATTAGTAAATGTGTATAGATAATTTTGCCTGCTTACCACCCCCTGCTAAGTCTTTACTGCAGCAAGGGTGAAGGAGACTCACAAAATTATGGGTGTGTGTGGAATAGATGGGGAAAACAACAGTTGCCTGGTTTCCTGATCTCAGTGGTGGATTTTAAAGTACAGTGGGGATCTCTAGCTTGTGCTTTGACAACTTTAATTAGCCATCTGCCCAGGTAGTCATTGTAACATTACTATGGAAGTTAATTGTCAATATTAACTCCGTGTTATCTGTATACCTCCTTTCATTTGTTCTGAATTTAACTGCCAGTTTCGTTAAATCACCCTGAACTATGCACTTTTAAGAATGTGAATGActtgtctaataataataataataataacaggtatttatataccgcctttcttggtctttattcaagactttattcaaggcggtttacataggcaggcttttatttaaatcccttattaaatagggatttttacaatttgaaagaaggttctttctttcaagaaccactacattcaggtgtttcattccgatctggctttacattctggcctccatcctcccacgctcagagcagatggaatcactctCCCAATGTCATTCATGATTCTTATAAATCTGTATCATGTTCTCTGcagtgtaaaagaaaaaaaactactgTATATTAATAATATCCTAGGTCTTAGGCCTTTCTTCAAATGGAAGACAGATGATATCAGTTCTTTGCTGTACTGTTATAAGATAGGGAAAGTGGATTTTGCCCAGCATTCTAAATGACATATATTTGTATTATGTTAATATAAAACAGCAAGTATCACTTTCCTGTTTTGGTTCCCAGCCGGTATCTCTCTTTTCAGATTTATTCTTCTTTTCCATTCTTTTCAATGATCTTTTCCATTCTAAATTCTGCAGGCCACAACAAACTGCTGTCAAGCACTTTCTGACATACATAAATGAACTAATCTGACTTGTAGACAAGAGATCCTCTTTTGGATAGAATTTCAGAGTCCTAATCAAGAGTGCTCTCCTTATGCTCTTGCTGTTTTACTAAGGTAGTGTACAAGTGACAACAAACGTGAACGTGTTATTTATAAATCACAATAGGGGAGAGGCAAAGAGGATGTTTCTTAccaaatctattaaaaattatAGTCTAGCATACTGGATTGTAACCGAAAGTCAGTGCAGGATTTTGGAGGCTCTCTAATGAGTCTCAGAGGAAGAGCCATGTTCATCTTTTGCAGCAAagaatcttgtagcaccttaaaaatGACCAATTTCAGTATAAGTTTTATGGAAGTGGACCGTGGTTCATGGGAACTTATGCTGAAGTAAAGGTATATCAAGACTCTTACTTTGGGTAATACGCTATTACCAACTGTTCATCATACAATGAGCTGCTACATTCTGTACAAGTTGTAACAATCTTGAGTTCTGTTTGAAGATACTCTTATTACTGTAATCTAGTTTTGAAGTTTAAGGTAATGAATTAAGATTGACAGATCTAAGAGACTGTGTACCCTGAAATGTCAAATATCTGTCTTTCAGCATCCTAGGTGATGTCTGCCCAGTTGTGGAGTATTATTCAACTGCATTGTCTTTTTAAATCCTACAGGGTAAGTACAGATAACAATTTTTGAAAACTCACTGGATCCTCACTGACCAGGTTCCAAAGAACTGTGCAACTAGTTACCCATGGAGActactttttcttgaaaagcagctCCTCTTCCCTGAATGTTGTATGTCCAACTACTTCTGAAACTGAGTGGAGTTTCAACAATGGGAGTTCACTGTTCCCTGTTTacattaaataaaattaattggtggttataaaaatatttttaacatataAGCTTGCAACTAAATAGAGCCTTCATTATTaagtttatataccacttttcaacataaaCATTCACAAAATGTTTTATGTAGCAGAATAAATGGGGGATGGTTCCCGGTCCCAATGAGACTGGCAAAACAAAAAGGCATCAGcatgcagccactggaaaagatgctatggtGGGATAAGTGGGAATAGTTGCTCTCCTTCTGCTCAATAGAACTATGGCTTTAAAGGTGCCTTTTAATCCACTTAGTAGTGGTATGCAGCCTATGGAAATATgttccattgaacaaagtgggattCTTTCCAAATAAAATTGCTTAGAATTGAGCGGTAACTACTTTGAACTTTTCAGATGGGCAAATAATTTTTCTCCATGGGCTGGAAAACAAATACTGTCTAACTAGTAGAGTAATAAATAATCAATTTGCTAGCAGAACTCATTTCAGAGCTTAACTAGTTGGTGGAAATAAGTACAGTACTATGCAGTTGGACTTAGTTGATGATACAGGATGTATCATCTCCTGAATCCACATGCATGTAATAATTTGGTAGTTGCTGGGTCCAGTAGAAAGTCCATAGTAATAAATACGTGTATGAAATGTTTTGGATTTTTAGAATGATTAATCCCAGAAGttagttttttaaaattcatgATTCAGTTTTAAGAGATTGTGTAGGCTCTGATATATTTGTATTACATTCACGTTTCATTTTAAACCTAGTTATCTTGTTAGAAAACACACCTACTTTAATTGAAATTTACTCTTTCATTTTTCATCAGCTTCTGAGTTACCTCTTGGAAGTGTAAAGCTAATCAGGTGTTGAAAAAATCAAGTAGGTCTTGCTCAAAATAAACTGCTATGAATGTAAGTTCTGTTGGAGTcaattagaaggaaaaaaaaaatgggtgatAGCATTTAAAACATGCCCATATTCACATtagtattttattcatttattttaagaaatgttTATCCTACCTTGTTGCCCACAGAGGGACCACCAGGATGTCTCATAACAATgataaaataatttataaaacAGGCAAGTCATTAAAAGTATTGTGCACAC from Tiliqua scincoides isolate rTilSci1 chromosome 4, rTilSci1.hap2, whole genome shotgun sequence encodes the following:
- the POLR2K gene encoding DNA-directed RNA polymerases I, II, and III subunit RPABC4; this encodes MDVQKDAPPPKQQPMIYICGECHTENEIKARDPIRCRECGYRIMYKKRTKRLVVFDAR